One genomic segment of Streptomyces sp. RKND-216 includes these proteins:
- a CDS encoding DUF6039 family protein: protein MTVSPAPVHAHRQTSVSAETLLHSTNAGVVVKRTAQLKQAHRAEGRRIALLQAEFLNTKYAGEVTVFVLEEAFGRRDRLHWMIHLRSLAGFRAVSALLDGDEGPAAETDWQGMFTDGSFEETALIPQGWGMYGTDEVLPDGTRIADATPGLRVPPAQEQTAVAPRDTVHSANAGLIIHRVAQPRYAFRAEARMFARRITESINTRLPGIASSFLYEEAFGPADRTHWLIHMHSENAYYDLIDMHMRMDDEVRDIYLDEIIAPEKGGGTWNRIFVDGSMGDVACAPLPPLS, encoded by the coding sequence ATGACCGTGAGCCCGGCTCCCGTGCACGCGCACCGGCAGACGTCGGTGAGCGCGGAGACGCTGCTGCACTCGACCAACGCGGGCGTGGTGGTGAAGCGGACCGCTCAGCTGAAGCAGGCCCACCGGGCGGAGGGGCGCCGTATCGCGCTGCTTCAGGCCGAGTTTCTCAACACGAAGTACGCCGGTGAGGTGACGGTGTTCGTCTTGGAAGAGGCTTTCGGGCGGCGGGACCGTCTGCACTGGATGATCCACCTGCGGTCCCTCGCCGGCTTCAGGGCCGTTTCCGCACTCTTGGACGGCGACGAGGGCCCGGCGGCGGAGACCGACTGGCAGGGCATGTTCACCGACGGGTCCTTCGAGGAGACGGCACTCATCCCGCAGGGGTGGGGTATGTACGGGACCGACGAGGTGCTGCCCGACGGCACGCGGATCGCGGACGCCACTCCGGGCCTGCGGGTGCCCCCGGCGCAGGAGCAGACCGCCGTGGCCCCGCGGGACACGGTGCACTCGGCGAACGCCGGTCTGATCATCCACCGGGTGGCTCAGCCCCGCTACGCTTTTCGCGCGGAGGCGCGGATGTTTGCCCGCCGCATCACGGAGTCCATCAACACCCGGCTGCCCGGCATCGCCTCTTCTTTCCTGTACGAGGAGGCTTTCGGCCCGGCCGACCGTACGCACTGGCTGATCCACATGCATTCGGAGAACGCGTACTACGACCTCATCGACATGCACATGCGCATGGATGACGAGGTCCGAGACATCTACCTCGACGAAATCATCGCGCCCGAGAAGGGCGGCGGCACCTGGAACCGCATCTTCGTGGACGGCAGCATGGGCGACGTGGCCTGCGCGCCCCTCCCTCCGCTGAGCTGA